The proteins below come from a single Erysipelothrix piscisicarius genomic window:
- the ylqF gene encoding ribosome biogenesis GTPase YlqF, translating into MSQVHWFPGHMAKAIRLIEEQIKVVDFVIECRDARAPMSTRNPVLSRSIGQKKRLIVLTKKDLADPKQSEMWVEKLESEGNVVLLVDVINDPVRKMIIEKTDIVLKEKRERDKRRGIRPRTARALIVGVPNVGKSSVINKISALKAAGVENRPGVTQSLKLIKVTQDLELVDTPGVLWPKFESEEMGIICAVIGSVKDTGYPMALVTDYARDYYIQYKPEELKRRYELESFDNFYDQVGRYRGLLGEGGTVNDDKTRVAFLSDIQNGRIGRITWDRL; encoded by the coding sequence ATGTCACAGGTACATTGGTTTCCGGGTCATATGGCAAAAGCGATTCGCTTGATTGAAGAACAAATCAAAGTCGTTGATTTTGTCATCGAATGTCGTGACGCTCGTGCACCGATGTCGACTCGAAATCCTGTTTTGTCACGGTCAATTGGACAAAAGAAACGTCTTATTGTTTTGACAAAAAAAGATTTAGCGGACCCAAAACAGAGTGAAATGTGGGTTGAAAAGCTTGAATCGGAAGGGAATGTCGTACTTTTGGTGGATGTGATTAACGATCCCGTACGTAAAATGATTATTGAAAAGACGGATATCGTCTTAAAAGAGAAACGTGAACGCGATAAACGTCGTGGAATTCGTCCTCGAACCGCACGTGCATTAATTGTAGGTGTTCCAAATGTTGGGAAATCCAGTGTTATTAATAAAATCTCAGCTCTAAAGGCTGCAGGTGTTGAAAATAGACCGGGTGTTACCCAATCGTTAAAGCTTATTAAAGTAACCCAAGATCTTGAATTGGTTGATACACCCGGTGTGTTGTGGCCTAAATTTGAATCGGAGGAAATGGGGATTATTTGTGCTGTGATTGGATCTGTAAAAGATACAGGATATCCAATGGCATTGGTTACAGATTATGCTCGTGATTACTATATTCAGTATAAACCTGAAGAGTTAAAGCGTCGTTATGAACTTGAATCCTTTGATAATTTTTATGACCAAGTGGGACGTTATCGCGGTCTTCTTGGTGAAGGTGGAACGGTGAACGACGATAAAACACGAGTCGCGTTTTTGAGTGATATTCAAAACGGTCGGATTGGACGCATTACATGGGATCGCTTATAG
- a CDS encoding ribonuclease HII, which translates to MGSLIEEFEINYWEQGKLVVGIDEAGRGPMAGPCVVSGVIFPKGFYDARINDSKQLSEKQRDALVSIIESNALWTFTEIIPVDVIDRDNIYRATQNAMKKIALESKADIVLTDAMPLDDLTVPCEAIVKGDARSLSIAAASILAKTVRDGLMKVYDLEFPEYGFAKHKGYGTKQHKEAILKFGRCPIHRKSFRFKDETQISFDI; encoded by the coding sequence ATGGGATCGCTTATAGAAGAATTTGAAATCAATTACTGGGAGCAAGGAAAACTTGTTGTTGGGATTGATGAAGCAGGTAGAGGTCCAATGGCTGGTCCCTGTGTTGTTTCGGGTGTTATTTTCCCAAAAGGATTTTATGACGCTCGTATTAATGATTCTAAACAATTAAGTGAAAAACAACGCGATGCGTTGGTTTCCATTATTGAATCCAATGCATTATGGACATTTACAGAGATTATTCCAGTGGATGTCATCGACCGTGATAATATTTATCGAGCAACTCAAAATGCTATGAAAAAAATTGCTCTTGAGAGCAAAGCAGATATTGTGTTAACCGACGCCATGCCTTTAGATGACCTCACGGTTCCGTGTGAAGCAATCGTTAAAGGGGATGCACGTTCGCTTTCGATAGCTGCCGCAAGTATTTTGGCTAAAACGGTTCGAGATGGGCTCATGAAAGTTTATGACCTTGAGTTTCCAGAGTATGGTTTTGCGAAACACAAAGGATATGGGACGAAACAACATAAAGAAGCAATTCTCAAGTTTGGTCGTTGTCCCATTCATCGAAAATCTTTTCGATTTAAAGACGAGACACAAATATCGTTTGATATTTAG
- the topA gene encoding type I DNA topoisomerase, with translation MKNLVIVESPSKSKTIEKYLGEDFEVVSSKGHIRDLATTGKGGLGVDFDNDFEATYKISKDKKDVVKELKAKAKKADAVYLATDPDREGEAISWHLANELGVDLDQDNRVVFNEITKDAVLSAFESPRHIDMNLVKSQETRRILDRIIGFKLSKLLQAKIKSKSAGRVQSVALKLIVDREKDIDAFTPEEYWSVLAFFENEGNIIETSAERYKGKKLKLTNEAEAQAVLDASQGPFKITKLEKKKRKKESKLPFITSTLQQEASTRLGFPAKKTMRVAQKLYEGIQMGADTEGLITYMRTDSTRLSNVFVDDAKAFIVEEYGKEYLGKYRQGKKTENTQDAHEAIRPTSISRRPEAVKSYLTPDEYKLYRFIYYRTLASLMAPSISDSVSVVFSQNDYDFNGSGSIMTFDGYLRVYEYEKTTDKVMGELDEAKAYNAQKIEKNQHFTQPPARYTEARLIKELEELGIGRPSTYSMILETIVYRAYATFGAVSETSKTKVFKPTDQGILTNEKLQEHFSDIINVHYTANMEDELDRIAEGEENNVEALQRFVDKFYPLLEEADEKMEKIEVEKVGEVCPDCGGELVYRFGRFGKFIACGNFPECRYNRALDQDKRPEPEKTGEMCPDCGEPLVKRKSRYGTFFVGCSGFPKCRYIQPNENAKKPKTKKPKEASTEHEPLGEEIKD, from the coding sequence ATGAAAAATTTAGTAATTGTTGAGTCACCTTCAAAATCTAAAACAATTGAGAAGTATCTTGGTGAGGATTTTGAGGTTGTTTCTTCAAAAGGTCATATACGAGATTTAGCGACGACCGGTAAAGGCGGTCTGGGTGTTGATTTTGATAATGACTTTGAAGCAACTTATAAAATAAGTAAAGATAAGAAAGATGTTGTAAAAGAATTAAAAGCAAAAGCGAAGAAAGCGGATGCTGTTTATCTTGCAACTGACCCCGACCGTGAGGGAGAGGCAATTTCTTGGCATCTTGCGAATGAACTAGGCGTTGATCTCGATCAAGATAATCGTGTTGTTTTTAACGAGATTACAAAAGATGCTGTTTTAAGTGCATTTGAATCACCACGTCATATTGATATGAATTTGGTAAAATCACAGGAAACACGACGCATACTTGACCGAATTATTGGTTTTAAACTTTCAAAATTATTGCAAGCTAAAATTAAAAGTAAAAGCGCAGGTCGAGTGCAATCAGTTGCGTTAAAACTAATTGTAGATCGCGAAAAAGATATTGATGCATTTACACCAGAAGAATACTGGTCTGTTCTCGCATTTTTTGAAAATGAGGGAAATATCATTGAGACAAGTGCAGAACGTTATAAAGGGAAGAAACTAAAACTTACGAATGAAGCAGAAGCACAAGCAGTATTGGATGCATCACAAGGACCTTTTAAAATTACAAAGCTTGAGAAGAAGAAACGTAAGAAAGAATCAAAACTTCCTTTCATTACATCGACACTTCAACAAGAAGCATCGACACGTCTCGGTTTTCCTGCAAAGAAAACCATGCGTGTCGCTCAAAAGCTTTATGAAGGAATTCAGATGGGTGCAGATACAGAAGGTTTGATTACCTATATGCGTACGGATTCTACACGTCTTAGCAATGTGTTTGTGGATGACGCAAAGGCATTTATTGTAGAAGAATATGGTAAAGAATATTTAGGTAAATACCGTCAAGGTAAGAAAACTGAAAATACTCAGGATGCTCACGAGGCAATCCGACCAACAAGTATTTCGCGTCGCCCCGAAGCTGTGAAATCTTACCTGACCCCTGATGAATATAAATTATATCGTTTTATTTATTACCGAACACTTGCATCGCTTATGGCACCATCCATTTCCGATTCAGTAAGTGTTGTTTTCAGTCAAAATGATTATGATTTTAATGGTAGTGGATCGATTATGACATTTGACGGTTACTTAAGAGTATATGAATACGAAAAGACAACCGATAAGGTCATGGGTGAGTTGGATGAAGCAAAAGCTTATAATGCACAAAAAATTGAAAAGAACCAGCACTTTACACAACCACCTGCACGCTATACAGAAGCGCGCTTGATCAAAGAATTGGAAGAATTGGGAATTGGTCGTCCAAGTACCTATTCAATGATTTTGGAAACGATCGTTTACCGTGCATATGCAACATTTGGTGCAGTTTCGGAAACATCTAAAACTAAAGTCTTTAAACCTACTGACCAAGGAATTCTAACAAACGAAAAACTTCAAGAACATTTTTCGGATATTATCAACGTTCATTACACCGCAAATATGGAAGATGAGCTTGATCGTATTGCGGAAGGTGAAGAAAACAATGTTGAAGCACTGCAACGATTTGTCGATAAATTTTATCCATTGCTTGAAGAAGCTGATGAAAAAATGGAAAAAATCGAAGTTGAGAAAGTTGGAGAGGTTTGTCCCGACTGTGGCGGTGAACTTGTTTACCGATTTGGACGTTTTGGTAAATTTATTGCATGTGGTAACTTCCCAGAGTGTCGATACAATCGTGCGCTGGATCAAGATAAACGTCCAGAGCCTGAAAAAACGGGCGAAATGTGTCCGGATTGTGGTGAACCTTTAGTAAAACGTAAGAGCCGTTACGGAACGTTCTTTGTAGGATGTTCAGGATTCCCTAAATGTCGATACATTCAACCCAATGAAAATGCTAAGAAACCAAAGACGAAAAAGCCGAAAGAAGCGTCAACGGAGCATGAACCATTAGGTGAAGAAATTAAAGATTAA
- the dprA gene encoding DNA-processing protein DprA, with protein MGRNNIKKQFSSLVVVPFIENLFDLKTRHKYRLIFRSCFFYCLTNNGDNVRNYLKNLAIHLRGDYSSICRFIHEGKRVPSYEYQGNYICYGDRDYPKCFYELDDPPFVIFYEGNLSLLHTRCIAVVGSRTPSKYALRMTELFVRNVREHYTIVSGLAYGIDIMAHRCALDFQSIAVVGCGLDICYPFKHREVFDVMKQKHLVISEYPIGVHPQKHYFPFRNRLIAALSQSIYVMSALARSGTMHTVNEALKLNRRVVCLPHNLDDISGVGCNLLIQEGAEVLTNLEDLSNI; from the coding sequence ATGGGACGAAACAACATAAAGAAGCAATTCTCAAGTTTGGTCGTTGTCCCATTCATCGAAAATCTTTTCGATTTAAAGACGAGACACAAATATCGTTTGATATTTAGGTCTTGTTTTTTTTATTGCTTAACTAATAATGGTGATAATGTGAGAAATTACTTAAAAAATCTTGCAATCCATTTAAGAGGGGATTATTCTAGTATATGTCGTTTCATTCATGAGGGAAAAAGGGTTCCCTCATATGAATATCAAGGAAACTATATTTGTTATGGAGATCGAGATTATCCAAAGTGTTTTTATGAGTTGGACGATCCACCCTTCGTTATTTTTTATGAAGGGAATCTCTCGTTACTCCATACCCGTTGTATTGCAGTAGTGGGTTCGAGAACTCCAAGTAAATACGCTCTAAGAATGACTGAATTATTTGTTCGTAATGTAAGGGAACACTATACCATTGTTTCGGGTCTGGCTTACGGCATTGATATCATGGCGCATCGGTGTGCACTTGATTTTCAATCGATAGCTGTGGTAGGGTGTGGTTTAGATATATGTTATCCATTTAAGCATCGCGAAGTTTTTGATGTTATGAAACAAAAGCATCTTGTGATTTCGGAGTATCCGATAGGTGTGCATCCACAAAAGCATTATTTTCCATTTCGAAATCGTTTGATTGCAGCTTTATCACAAAGCATCTATGTGATGAGTGCTTTAGCGCGAAGTGGGACGATGCATACGGTTAATGAAGCATTGAAATTAAATCGAAGGGTTGTATGTCTTCCTCATAATCTGGATGATATTTCAGGAGTCGGATGCAATCTTTTGATCCAGGAGGGAGCCGAGGTGTTGACAAACCTCGAAGATTTATCCAATATATAA
- the trmFO gene encoding methylenetetrahydrofolate--tRNA-(uracil(54)-C(5))-methyltransferase (FADH(2)-oxidizing) TrmFO has translation MGAGLAGSEAAYQLAKRGFIVELVEMRPVKMTPAHVTEHFAELVCSNSFRSDDLNNAVGLLKEEMRRFDSIIMKSADEHRLPAGSALAVDRVGFSEKVSEKISKMDNIIISNREMTELDDLPTIVATGPLTSDNFSKYLMNYLGQSEMYFYDAIAPIVSVDGINFDIAYRKSRYDKGDGQDYINCPMDRDQFEAFHRAILEAEEAPMRDFEDVKVFEGCMPVEVMARRGIKTMLFGPLKPVGLEKPDGTRPYAVVQLRQDNAAGSLYNLVGFQTRLKWGDQKRIIQMIPGLENAEIVRYGVMHRNTFIKSPLLLNHHYQSKTQPTLFFAGQVSGVEGYVESAASGLVAALNMAQFLKQEPLIDLPQETVMGSMAYYVSHANPSQFQPMNANFGIVGNRLKDREAMSVRSLAHIDKLVSQFG, from the coding sequence ATAGGGGCAGGATTAGCAGGAAGTGAAGCTGCTTATCAACTTGCGAAACGTGGATTTATTGTAGAACTTGTTGAGATGCGTCCGGTTAAAATGACGCCAGCTCATGTTACAGAACATTTTGCGGAACTCGTATGTTCAAATTCATTTCGTTCGGATGATTTAAATAACGCTGTTGGACTACTAAAAGAAGAAATGCGTCGTTTTGATAGTATTATTATGAAATCAGCGGATGAACATCGTTTACCAGCCGGTAGTGCGCTAGCCGTTGACCGTGTTGGTTTTAGTGAAAAGGTATCAGAAAAAATTTCGAAAATGGACAATATTATCATTTCAAATCGTGAAATGACGGAACTGGATGATTTGCCAACGATTGTTGCGACAGGTCCCCTTACATCTGATAATTTTTCAAAGTACTTAATGAATTATCTTGGACAATCAGAGATGTATTTTTATGATGCGATTGCACCGATTGTTTCTGTGGATGGCATTAATTTTGATATTGCCTATCGTAAATCACGTTATGACAAGGGTGATGGTCAGGATTATATAAACTGTCCAATGGATCGTGATCAATTTGAAGCATTCCATCGTGCTATTTTAGAAGCGGAAGAAGCTCCAATGCGTGATTTTGAAGATGTCAAAGTTTTTGAAGGGTGTATGCCCGTTGAAGTTATGGCTCGCCGTGGTATCAAAACCATGCTATTTGGTCCGTTAAAACCTGTTGGTTTGGAAAAACCAGATGGTACGCGCCCTTATGCTGTCGTACAATTACGTCAAGATAATGCTGCTGGATCACTGTATAATCTCGTAGGATTCCAAACGCGATTAAAATGGGGAGATCAAAAACGGATTATTCAAATGATACCAGGATTGGAAAATGCTGAAATTGTTCGCTATGGTGTGATGCACCGTAATACCTTCATTAAATCACCATTACTTCTCAACCATCACTATCAATCAAAAACGCAACCAACGCTTTTCTTTGCGGGACAAGTGAGTGGCGTGGAAGGGTATGTTGAATCGGCGGCCAGTGGACTTGTAGCGGCACTTAATATGGCTCAATTCCTTAAACAAGAACCGTTGATTGACTTACCTCAAGAAACAGTCATGGGTTCGATGGCTTATTATGTTTCACATGCGAATCCCTCACAATTCCAACCGATGAATGCAAACTTTGGAATTGTAGGCAATCGTTTAAAAGATCGTGAAGCAATGTCGGTTCGCAGTCTTGCACATATCGATAAGCTCGTTTCACAGTTTGGTTAA